The genomic interval TTTTTCTTTCTCTTTTTTTAATATCAACTCATTTTCTAGTTTAATATCCTCAATCTTTAGTTCATTTTTTATGGAATTAAGCTCAGAAATTTTTAATTTTAACTCCTTATCTAATTCTTTTACCTTTGAAGCTATTTCTTTCTCTCTAACTATTTTTTCACATAAAATAACCTCAGCCTTATTGAAGATATTTTCTAAATTATTTTTCTCTTCCTTTAATTTTTCTAAATTTTTTTCTAGATTTTCTTTTTTAAGATTAAACTCCTCTATTTTATCTTTTAAGGTATTAAACTCTTCTTCTAAGGATTTTAATCTTTCCTCATTAACTTCTCCTACTTCTTCTATGGAAATATTTAATTCCTCAATTTTCTTATTTTCATATTCTAAAGTAGCTTCTATTTTTGAGAACTCTAAAATAAGCTCTTTTAGTTTTTCTTCCTTACTTTCTAATAAAGTTGTTTTTTGATTTGATTCATCTAAATTAATTTTCTCAACCTTATTAAGTTCATGGTGAGTTGATCCACAAACTGGACAACACTCCCCGTCTACTAAATTCTCTCTAAGTTTATGAGCTAATTCTTCAACCTTAACCTTATTTATATACTCCTTAAGCTCTCTTACCTCTTTTTCTAATAATAATTTTTGATTTTCAAAACCTTTAAGTTTTTCTTCAAAGTTATTTTTAGTCTTTAAGGACTCTTCTAAAGAATTTTTTATCTCTTTATATTTATTAAGCTTCTCTCTATACTCTCCAAGTTTTATTTGTTTTTCTAAAATAGAATTACTATCCCCTGGTGTTTCCTTTAAAAGACTTTCTAGTTTGTCCCTTGTCTTACCTAAACTTTCTATCTTAACTTTTAAATCCTTCTCTGACTTTTCTTTATCCTCTGTAAGCTCTTTTATATATCTCTTTAATTCAGCCTCTTCACTCTTTATCTCATTAAATTGTTTATCTAAACTTTCATAAGAATTTAAAATAAATAATCCACTATTAATCTTATTTTTAAATTCTTCATGGATAAAAAGCTCTTCTTTTCTCTCTTCCTTCTCTTTTAATTCTTCATTTAATCTCTTTTCATTTTCTTCTATAGAATTTAATTTAGTATCACATTTACTTCTATCCTCAAAAATCTTCTTGCAAGCTTCCTTTAATTTAACCCCATCAGCCTTTATTTGAAAAAGTATCTCTCTTTCCTTTTGGCTTTCTAATAACTTTTCCTTCTTTAATCTTAAGTCAGGTAATTTTTCTTCCTTCTTTTTAGCAACCTCTTCAAACTTTAGCTTATTTTCTTCTCTTAAATTTATAAGTTCCTCTAATTTCTTATTTAACTCACTAAATTTTAAATCCTCTTTATTTATTTCCTTTAAAATATCTTCAAGATTATTTATAAATACTATTACCTTATCCGCCTTATTTGAAATTTCAACCCTTTCTTTAAAAGATTTTATTTCCTCACTTCTACTTACTAAACTCTCTTCTTCAATTCTTTTGTCATAAAGTTCTTTTTGAGTATTCCAAACTTTTTCCGCTTCCTCAAATTCTTTTTTTATCTTATTTAATAACTCTTCTTTACTTTTAATACTTAAGTTGATTTCCTTAATTTCTTCTTCCTTTGCTTTTAAAGCTTCTTCGCTAATTCCCTCATATCCCTTTAATTGTCCTTCTAAGACATTCATCTTATCTTTTTCTTTTCTTATTTCAAAACTAAGCTTACTAGAAAGATCATCACCATATTTTCTAAGATTAAATAATCTCTCAAGCATATTTCTTCTCTCTTTTCCTTCTAGCTTAAGAAATTCACTAAACTTTCCTTGTGGAAGAACAACAGTCCTCATAAAATCATCTAATTTTAGCCCTATAATCTCCTCACACTTTGAAGTTACAGCCTTTGCCTTTTCCTCTAGTACATTTTCAACTCCGCCTGTTATATCAATTATCTTTGAACTTTTATTTCTTATTCCGCCACTTTTATTATCTCTTTTAAATTCCCTATCAACTCTATACCTTTTTACTTCATTACCTGTTATTTGAAACTCATAACTTACATAGACACCATCACAGTTAGTATTTATATAGTTTGAGCTTTTTCTTGCAATATCACCATATAAAGCAAGGGTTATTCCATCTAGAATTGTAGATTTTCCACTTCCAGTAGGTCCAAAAATACCAAAAAGCCCTCTCTCTGTTAACTTATCAAATTCAACAACTTGCTTATCTATAAAACTATTTAATCCCTTAACCTCTAGCCTAATTGGTTTCATTTTCTTCATCCCCTTCCTCTTTAACTATATTAAGTAAAAGCTCTAATAAATCTTCCTCTGGCTTAACCCCTCTTTCCTTTTCATAAAAGTCAGTGAATAATTCTTCAAAAGATTTTTCTGAAAAACTTCTTTCATCATTCTCCTCTTCATCTAGTGTTATCTTAGGAATAATTTCAATAATATCCCCTTTAAGCTTCTTCATGGCCTTTATTTCATCTTCTCTTATATATCTATCTGTTTTTATTTCTAAATAAACCCAACATTCTCTATCTTTATTTTCTTCACATTTGTAAATGGCTTCATCTATGCTATCACACTTCCAAACTTCTATAGGCTTGTACACATCAAATTTTATTTCATCTATATTTGCTTCCTCATTTGCTTTAACATCTACAATAAAACACTTTTTTTCAAAGCTTATTTCTTTTTTATTATATTGAAGTGGTGAACCTGCATATCTTATCTTTTTATTAGTTCCTGGTATAATCATAGGCTTGTGTATATGTCCTAAAGCAATATATTGGGCTTCTTCTGGGAAACATTCCTTATCAACAATGAAACTTCCTCCAAGCTCTATATTTCTCTCTGAACCAGTATTTTCTGCTCCCGTTGCAAAAAGGTGAGATACTACTAGGTTAATTGTATCTTCTTTAAAATTTCCTTTAAGAGAATCAAATAAAAGCTTTATTCTATCACTATAACTTTTTATTCTCTCACAAGTTTCATCCATTGCACCATATAAAACTTCATTTAATCTCTTTTCACTTGGATATGGAACAGTTAATATTACAGACTTTTCTCCATTTATATCTAATTCAATAAATCCTTCTCCTGAATTTAAAACTTTATTTCTTCCATATTCCCCTACTTCAACTATACTCTTAGGAGTTCCAACCATCACTATACCATGTTCTCTTGCTAAGGGACCTGCAGCCACTAATCTTTCTGGATTATCATGGTTCCCTGAAATAACTAAAGTCATCCTCTCTCCATTAGCTGATATCTTTTTTAAGGTATCATAAAACATTTTTTCTGCCCTAGCTGGAGGATTACTAGAATCATATACATCCCCTGCTATAATAACTAAATCTATATTATTATCCTTTACTATGTGAACAAAATCCTCTAAAAATCGTTCTTGCTCATCCATACGACTTAATCCTTCTAAATTTTTTCCTAAATGCCAATCAGCAGTGTGAAGTATCCTCATTCCGCATCTCTCCTAACACCTTTTTAAATTTATAGAAACTTTCCTCTTTACATAAGATTATTTCTAACTTTAATCCTTATAAACATTATACTAAACCCTATTTATATTTAATAAGATTTTGATAAATATTTTATAGCATAAATTGCTATTTTAAATTTATATTTTTTATAAAATTCTAGTATTTTTATTAATAATAATTATTCTCAAATAATTATTAGCTTAACTTTCAAAAAAATATATATTTTATTATCAAATTGTATAAAAAATAATTATTTTATGAACCTAATTCGTAAAATATCTTATTTGATGATGATATTTTTAAGTAGTATATTAAATTTATAAAAGAGATATTAAAACTTTAACATATTAAAATTTTGAATAGATTTACGAGGTGATTTTAATGAACTCATTTATGATGGATATAAAAAACAATAGTAACGATTTACATGCTGTAGCTGAAAAAACAGGATTCTTAAAAAGATTATTAGAAGGAAAAGCTTCTACTGAAAGCTACGCTGAATATCTTTATAATCTTTACGAAGTTTATAACGCAATAGAAGTTAACTTAGAAAAATGCAAAGATAACAAAGTAGTTAAAGACTTTGTACTTCCTGAAATTTATCGTGCTGAAGCTATACTTAAAGATTTAAAATTCTTATTAGGAGAAAACTTAAATACAATGAAACCATTAGCTTCTACAAGAGCTTACGTTGCTAGAATAAATGAAATAGGCGAAACTGCTCCTGAACTTTTAGTAGCACATGCTTATACTAGATATCTTGCAGATTTATTTGGTGGAAGAACAATCTATGGTATGGTAAAAGATTTATATAAAATAGATGAAGAAGGATTAAATTACTACAAATATGAAACTTTAAGTGATGGACCTGAAATGAAAGGTTTCGTTATGAACTATCATAATAAACTTAACAATATTGAATTAAATGAAGAAATGAAAGAAAGATTCATAAATGAAGTTGCTAATTCTTATGTTTATAACATAGCAATTTCAAATGAATTAGACTTTATAAGATTTAATAGATAATTTATACTCCTAAAAATATATTA from Clostridium perfringens carries:
- a CDS encoding AAA family ATPase; the encoded protein is MKPIRLEVKGLNSFIDKQVVEFDKLTERGLFGIFGPTGSGKSTILDGITLALYGDIARKSSNYINTNCDGVYVSYEFQITGNEVKRYRVDREFKRDNKSGGIRNKSSKIIDITGGVENVLEEKAKAVTSKCEEIIGLKLDDFMRTVVLPQGKFSEFLKLEGKERRNMLERLFNLRKYGDDLSSKLSFEIRKEKDKMNVLEGQLKGYEGISEEALKAKEEEIKEINLSIKSKEELLNKIKKEFEEAEKVWNTQKELYDKRIEEESLVSRSEEIKSFKERVEISNKADKVIVFINNLEDILKEINKEDLKFSELNKKLEELINLREENKLKFEEVAKKKEEKLPDLRLKKEKLLESQKEREILFQIKADGVKLKEACKKIFEDRSKCDTKLNSIEENEKRLNEELKEKEERKEELFIHEEFKNKINSGLFILNSYESLDKQFNEIKSEEAELKRYIKELTEDKEKSEKDLKVKIESLGKTRDKLESLLKETPGDSNSILEKQIKLGEYREKLNKYKEIKNSLEESLKTKNNFEEKLKGFENQKLLLEKEVRELKEYINKVKVEELAHKLRENLVDGECCPVCGSTHHELNKVEKINLDESNQKTTLLESKEEKLKELILEFSKIEATLEYENKKIEELNISIEEVGEVNEERLKSLEEEFNTLKDKIEEFNLKKENLEKNLEKLKEEKNNLENIFNKAEVILCEKIVREKEIASKVKELDKELKLKISELNSIKNELKIEDIKLENELILKKEKEKNLLEKEIRILRTQLEESNKIKDELREKRDELKENYLSQKSLLDGKVEVYREKERMIKGALKGLIDEALPIEKIDIKGLLEDLQLEIDYIEKAYLNLSEEKEKLEKAFNNMNQEMAVTKERVNSLNLRKENEEKKVNLALEEEGFKTILEVKGGILFKDEKEKLKILIEEYHNNFIKVRANIELLIKKLNGKSLTEEEWTRVLQEKNNTEKELKEVEEIKIRLVTESESIKKKLEEQRDILHIKAKQEHKLALLSDLEKLFKGKKFVEFIAANQLKYISIEASKKLKDITNGVYGLEVDENGKFIIRDYKNGGAERDASTLSGGETFLASLALALSLSSQIQLKGTAPLELFFLDEGFGTLDDNLLDVVMSSLERLHHERLSVGIISHVESIKNRVPVKLILTPAEAGIGGSKVKIERS
- a CDS encoding biliverdin-producing heme oxygenase, translated to MNSFMMDIKNNSNDLHAVAEKTGFLKRLLEGKASTESYAEYLYNLYEVYNAIEVNLEKCKDNKVVKDFVLPEIYRAEAILKDLKFLLGENLNTMKPLASTRAYVARINEIGETAPELLVAHAYTRYLADLFGGRTIYGMVKDLYKIDEEGLNYYKYETLSDGPEMKGFVMNYHNKLNNIELNEEMKERFINEVANSYVYNIAISNELDFIRFNR
- a CDS encoding exonuclease SbcCD subunit D, with the protein product MRILHTADWHLGKNLEGLSRMDEQERFLEDFVHIVKDNNIDLVIIAGDVYDSSNPPARAEKMFYDTLKKISANGERMTLVISGNHDNPERLVAAGPLAREHGIVMVGTPKSIVEVGEYGRNKVLNSGEGFIELDINGEKSVILTVPYPSEKRLNEVLYGAMDETCERIKSYSDRIKLLFDSLKGNFKEDTINLVVSHLFATGAENTGSERNIELGGSFIVDKECFPEEAQYIALGHIHKPMIIPGTNKKIRYAGSPLQYNKKEISFEKKCFIVDVKANEEANIDEIKFDVYKPIEVWKCDSIDEAIYKCEENKDRECWVYLEIKTDRYIREDEIKAMKKLKGDIIEIIPKITLDEEENDERSFSEKSFEELFTDFYEKERGVKPEEDLLELLLNIVKEEGDEENETN